A single Gemmatimonas sp. UBA7669 DNA region contains:
- a CDS encoding sigma-54 dependent transcriptional regulator — translation MIAPATADLPRVLIVDDESGILDSLRILLKSEGFAPHVAQGGRQGIEKLTELQPDIVLTDVRMPDVTGVQVLSAARQNDPNMPVILMTAQATLQSAMQAVNEGAFYYIQKPFRNDELVAILRRAAEHRKLRIENQELKQEIRRRERNTAGRPIGRSKSWNDVLHLAETVAPTDSTVLITGESGTGKEVIARYIHELSSRAPNNFLSINCGALPESLLESELFGHVKGSFTGAVKDKTGLFAAADQGTFFLDEIGETTPSTQVKLLRVLQQREIIPVGATESVPVNTRVLAATNRELEEEIKRGGFRADLYYRLNVIAVHLPPLRQRADDIPLLAESFLNRSALLRGEDPKVLGEDTLDAMMAYAWPGNVRELENALERAVILSSGHVVRPEALPERVTSRRAEPLVSERAPVTPTLEAIERAYIQWVLQNEGGNKSRAADMLGIDPSTLYRKLARYGDA, via the coding sequence GTGATCGCTCCTGCCACCGCGGATCTGCCGCGCGTTCTCATCGTCGACGACGAATCGGGCATCCTCGATTCGCTGCGCATCCTGCTCAAGTCGGAAGGCTTTGCGCCGCATGTGGCGCAGGGCGGACGACAGGGCATTGAAAAGTTGACCGAGCTGCAGCCGGACATTGTGCTCACCGATGTCCGCATGCCCGATGTCACGGGTGTGCAGGTGTTGAGCGCCGCTCGCCAGAACGACCCGAACATGCCGGTCATTCTCATGACGGCACAGGCCACGCTGCAGTCGGCCATGCAGGCGGTGAACGAGGGCGCGTTCTACTACATCCAGAAGCCGTTCCGCAACGACGAGCTGGTGGCCATTCTCCGGCGCGCGGCCGAGCATCGCAAGCTGCGCATCGAGAACCAGGAGCTCAAACAGGAAATTCGTCGCCGCGAGCGCAACACGGCCGGTCGGCCCATTGGCCGCAGCAAGAGCTGGAACGATGTGCTGCACCTGGCCGAAACCGTGGCGCCCACCGACTCCACGGTGCTCATCACCGGCGAGTCGGGCACGGGCAAGGAAGTCATCGCGCGCTACATCCATGAACTGAGTTCACGCGCACCAAACAACTTTCTCAGCATCAACTGTGGCGCCCTGCCGGAGTCGCTGCTGGAGAGCGAACTGTTCGGCCACGTGAAGGGCTCGTTCACCGGTGCGGTGAAGGACAAGACCGGTCTTTTTGCTGCGGCCGACCAGGGCACGTTCTTTCTGGACGAAATCGGCGAGACCACGCCGTCCACGCAGGTCAAGCTGCTGCGCGTGCTGCAGCAGCGTGAGATCATTCCCGTAGGTGCGACGGAATCGGTGCCGGTGAATACCCGCGTGCTGGCGGCCACCAATCGCGAACTCGAAGAAGAAATCAAGCGCGGCGGCTTCCGTGCCGATCTCTACTATCGTCTCAACGTCATTGCCGTGCACCTGCCGCCGCTGCGTCAGCGCGCCGATGACATTCCGCTGCTGGCCGAGAGCTTCCTCAATCGCTCGGCCCTGCTGCGCGGCGAGGATCCCAAGGTGCTGGGAGAAGACACGCTCGACGCCATGATGGCCTACGCCTGGCCGGGCAACGTGCGTGAGCTGGAGAATGCACTCGAGCGCGCCGTGATTCTGTCGTCGGGGCATGTGGTGCGGCCCGAGGCCCTGCCCGAACGGGTCACCTCGCGTCGTGCTGAACCGCTGGTGAGCGAACGCGCCCCCGTCACGCCAACACTCGAAGCCATCGAGCGGGCCTACATCCAGTGGGTGCTGCAGAACGAGGGCGGCAACAAGAGTCGCGCCGCCGACATGCTGGGAATTGATCCGTCCACCCTGTATCGCAAGCTTGCCCGCTACGGAGATGCCTGA